One region of Pyramidobacter sp. YE332 genomic DNA includes:
- a CDS encoding DUF2800 domain-containing protein has translation MTKTPDHAARAHALLSPSSAHRWLACTPSALLEAGEPDRTTSFSEEGTLAHEFAEVYLRDEPWAEETLKKLRAHELYAPEMEEHAKDYASYVRGKMGAGALAVERRLDLNGWAPGSFGTADCLILSDERLTVIDYKYGKGVKVEADNNPQLKLYALGALDVFGFAYDMPRVELDIFQPRLDNVSEWEIDRSDLIGWGNAYARPHAEMAAKGEGYPMAGTHCQFCRYAKKCKTLAEYSLAVVSEDFEDESGRLDTNELKPSDWQLILTRAPIVKRWLELVDGEALNKLMADPKSIPGFKVVEGRSVRKYNDTAVCAELLAAAGYKPEEFNKPAELKGVTDMTKLLGSKKFNEILGSQIVKPQGKPTVVPMNDKRPVFQPAIGEDFADESLF, from the coding sequence ATGACGAAAACGCCGGATCACGCCGCGCGGGCTCACGCGCTGCTGAGTCCCAGCTCGGCACACCGATGGCTGGCCTGTACGCCCTCGGCGCTGCTGGAAGCCGGGGAACCCGACAGGACGACCAGCTTCAGCGAGGAGGGAACGCTGGCGCACGAGTTCGCGGAAGTGTATCTGCGCGACGAACCCTGGGCGGAAGAAACACTTAAGAAGCTTCGGGCTCATGAGCTCTACGCCCCGGAGATGGAGGAACACGCCAAAGATTATGCCTCGTATGTCCGCGGCAAGATGGGCGCGGGCGCGCTGGCGGTGGAGCGGCGGCTCGACCTGAACGGCTGGGCGCCCGGCAGCTTCGGCACGGCCGACTGCCTGATCCTGTCCGACGAGCGGCTGACCGTTATCGACTACAAGTACGGCAAAGGCGTCAAGGTCGAAGCCGACAACAACCCGCAGCTGAAGCTGTACGCCCTGGGGGCTCTGGACGTCTTCGGCTTCGCCTACGACATGCCGCGCGTCGAGCTCGACATCTTTCAGCCGCGGCTGGACAACGTCAGCGAATGGGAGATCGACCGGTCCGACCTGATCGGATGGGGCAACGCCTACGCCAGGCCGCACGCCGAAATGGCGGCCAAAGGCGAAGGCTACCCCATGGCCGGAACGCACTGCCAGTTCTGCCGCTACGCCAAAAAGTGCAAGACGCTGGCGGAGTACAGCCTGGCCGTTGTCTCGGAAGACTTCGAGGATGAGAGCGGCCGACTCGACACCAACGAGCTGAAGCCTTCGGACTGGCAGCTCATCCTCACGCGCGCGCCGATCGTCAAGAGGTGGCTCGAGCTCGTCGACGGCGAGGCCCTGAACAAGCTTATGGCCGACCCGAAGAGCATCCCCGGTTTCAAAGTCGTGGAGGGCCGCAGCGTGAGGAAGTACAACGACACCGCCGTCTGCGCCGAACTGCTCGCCGCGGCCGGCTACAAGCCCGAAGAGTTCAACAAGCCCGCGGAGCTGAAAGGCGTCACGGATATGACTAAGCTGCTCGGTTCGAAGAAATTCAACGAGATCCTCGGATCCCAGATCGTCAAGCCCCAGGGCAAACCGACCGTCGTCCCCATGAACGACAAGCGCCCCGTGTTCCAACCCGCCATCGGCGAAGACTTCGCCGACGAATCGTTATTCTAA
- a CDS encoding molecular chaperone DnaJ — MNFDPETMKVTICSKRKGLGFSVDLKGGHFDCTECRGTGRVLVQTIKDEFTMDSLDEDRPFDREIMKVQVCKSCRGLGHIDYGTEERECKDCHGAGRVVEQKIQHEYQLHHLEGFEEE, encoded by the coding sequence ATGAATTTTGATCCGGAGACCATGAAAGTCACTATTTGTTCCAAACGCAAAGGGCTGGGGTTCAGCGTCGATCTGAAGGGCGGCCACTTCGACTGCACCGAGTGCCGCGGCACGGGGCGCGTCCTCGTCCAGACGATCAAAGACGAGTTCACGATGGACTCTCTCGACGAGGATCGCCCCTTCGACCGGGAGATCATGAAGGTACAGGTCTGCAAGTCATGCCGGGGGCTTGGGCATATCGATTACGGCACAGAAGAACGCGAATGCAAAGACTGCCACGGCGCCGGTCGGGTAGTCGAACAGAAAATACAGCACGAGTACCAGCTGCATCATCTTGAAGGATTCGAGGAGGAATAA
- the crn3 gene encoding CRISPR-associated ring nuclease Crn3/Csx3, translated as MDKKFVWYRIGADIILAPAAPLPELPEIPRGALVIIEGRAPVWRYGMAFHRLHGLASAVAVYDPRLGAVVVASHTAEYCEGDILDVAPPEDDAK; from the coding sequence ATGGATAAGAAATTTGTTTGGTACCGCATCGGAGCAGATATTATTCTCGCGCCGGCTGCGCCGCTTCCGGAACTGCCGGAGATCCCCCGCGGGGCGCTTGTCATCATCGAAGGCCGCGCGCCGGTCTGGCGCTATGGCATGGCGTTCCACCGCCTGCACGGGCTAGCTTCGGCTGTAGCTGTGTACGATCCCCGTCTGGGCGCGGTGGTCGTCGCCTCGCACACGGCGGAGTACTGCGAGGGCGACATCCTCGACGTCGCCCCGCCGGAGGACGATGCAAAATGA
- a CDS encoding helix-turn-helix transcriptional regulator yields MALNNKREGGAILESLKQRRLSLGFTQAKLAELSGLSIDSIRRYEHEERIPRAGDLKTLASVLRTTPNDLLGVNEKSPGE; encoded by the coding sequence ATGGCATTAAATAACAAGAGAGAGGGGGGAGCGATTTTGGAGAGCCTGAAACAAAGACGCTTAAGTTTAGGTTTCACGCAAGCAAAACTCGCAGAGTTAAGTGGGCTAAGCATCGACAGCATTCGGCGCTATGAACATGAGGAACGCATTCCTCGCGCTGGAGATTTAAAGACCTTGGCATCAGTGCTTAGAACGACACCCAACGACCTGCTGGGCGTAAATGAAAAAAGCCCCGGCGAGTAG
- a CDS encoding LexA family transcriptional regulator — protein MLKDLLRRLRKDKGLNQIDLAQRVGVSIDSVRRWEAGKREPRLSELEKIALVLEVPVTSLVSGAEAGGFENKTAPSPKEERVEIIEHYGMNGSIKVPVYEDFMSACAGMGAVSVEGVVREELEIPVWLLGGQYSTEPGESPFIVRISGDSMEEAGIPDGCQVLVNPIAEADNGDVIIAELDGDWMVKWIYWNRHCDGGELRSASLKYPVKRFTKEDVETGRFRYIGKVCRGMTIPKKGE, from the coding sequence ATGCTTAAAGACTTGTTGCGGCGACTACGAAAAGACAAAGGTTTGAATCAGATAGACCTCGCCCAGCGCGTAGGAGTGTCTATCGACTCTGTGCGTCGTTGGGAAGCGGGGAAACGAGAACCGAGACTCAGCGAACTTGAAAAAATAGCTTTAGTATTGGAAGTGCCGGTTACATCTTTGGTGAGTGGAGCCGAAGCAGGCGGGTTTGAAAACAAAACCGCGCCCTCCCCGAAGGAAGAGCGCGTTGAAATTATCGAGCATTATGGAATGAACGGTAGCATTAAAGTTCCAGTGTACGAAGATTTCATGTCCGCCTGCGCGGGAATGGGAGCGGTGTCAGTGGAAGGCGTCGTAAGAGAAGAGCTTGAAATCCCTGTGTGGCTGCTGGGCGGCCAATATTCCACGGAGCCGGGAGAAAGCCCGTTTATTGTACGCATTAGCGGCGACTCCATGGAAGAAGCCGGCATTCCCGACGGCTGTCAGGTTTTAGTGAATCCCATTGCCGAAGCGGATAACGGAGATGTTATTATTGCGGAACTCGACGGCGACTGGATGGTGAAATGGATCTACTGGAATCGTCATTGCGATGGAGGGGAATTGCGTTCCGCTTCCCTTAAATACCCCGTTAAGAGATTTACAAAAGAAGACGTTGAAACCGGACGGTTCAGATATATAGGCAAAGTGTGCCGTGGAATGACGATCCCCAAGAAAGGAGAGTAG
- a CDS encoding lipid-binding SYLF domain-containing protein, which produces MKKFLGVILFLAVSCCTAVQAKDYHVAARVKEAQAAVDKMIRSKSAAGLAQSVKEGVGVAIFPNVVKAGLIVGGRYGEGLMLRHDPKTGQWYGPAFFSISGGSVGLQVGASSTALVLTVNNEKGMKAFRGGTFTLGADVAAVAGPSGRNSYVGTNINADAPIFSYSITKGVFAGVALDGSVISELPRVNDACWGRHLNNVQIFHRRPARKDVQALIRKLNQLISLAK; this is translated from the coding sequence ATGAAAAAATTTCTCGGTGTGATTTTGTTCCTGGCGGTTTCATGCTGCACGGCAGTTCAGGCGAAGGATTATCACGTGGCGGCGCGGGTGAAGGAAGCGCAGGCGGCCGTGGATAAAATGATCCGCTCCAAATCGGCGGCGGGACTGGCACAGTCAGTCAAGGAAGGCGTCGGCGTGGCCATTTTCCCCAACGTCGTCAAGGCGGGACTCATCGTCGGCGGCCGTTACGGCGAGGGGTTGATGCTGCGTCATGATCCCAAGACGGGCCAATGGTACGGACCGGCGTTTTTCAGCATCAGCGGCGGGTCGGTCGGACTGCAGGTCGGCGCTTCTTCGACGGCGCTGGTTTTGACCGTCAACAATGAAAAAGGCATGAAGGCATTCCGCGGCGGCACCTTCACGCTGGGGGCCGACGTCGCTGCCGTGGCCGGCCCGAGCGGACGCAACTCCTACGTCGGCACCAACATCAACGCCGACGCGCCGATCTTCAGCTACTCGATCACCAAAGGCGTTTTCGCCGGCGTGGCCCTCGACGGCTCGGTGATCAGCGAACTGCCCCGCGTCAACGACGCCTGCTGGGGCAGACACCTGAACAACGTCCAGATCTTTCACCGCAGACCGGCGCGCAAGGACGTGCAGGCGCTGATCAGAAAACTCAACCAGCTGATTTCCCTGGCAAAGTAA
- a CDS encoding deacylase, with protein sequence MVCTRFQKFAAAAGMAAVLALNGAAARAAFRLDVRPGYGVTGIKWLSDYNPNLRGTDYDTAVYVMEGKKPGATALILAGTHPREIGGVLTAEVLLENAEVEQGKLFVIPCLNAAGMSVPDALGQVPHQLPFESRQGKRWLYYGDRRIPLKKGESDPEHFVHPLGYVHKDGSEWRNVNRNYPGVADGTPAQMVTFGVMELIRREKPGSCLDMHEATAPEEVFDPRDGKKHPGGSLSYSLVTHPKYLEPCIEMILELEERGVSLKPEQSVPGFRGISHYEIGEGTPCVPFLSETPNPAMNAHAVGADPLRDARHPLEERVGITAEVLRVWFEKFPELTGAPLAVNGLPSKKQIEAQGVGAWLQ encoded by the coding sequence ATGGTCTGCACACGTTTTCAAAAATTTGCGGCAGCCGCCGGGATGGCGGCGGTTTTAGCTTTGAACGGCGCGGCGGCGCGGGCGGCTTTTCGGCTGGACGTGCGGCCGGGATACGGCGTGACGGGGATCAAATGGCTTTCCGACTACAATCCCAATCTCAGAGGCACCGATTACGACACGGCGGTCTACGTGATGGAGGGCAAGAAGCCGGGCGCGACGGCGCTGATCCTGGCGGGGACGCATCCGCGCGAGATCGGCGGCGTGCTGACGGCGGAAGTTCTTCTCGAAAACGCGGAAGTCGAACAGGGCAAGCTGTTCGTCATCCCCTGTCTGAACGCCGCCGGCATGTCGGTGCCGGACGCGCTCGGGCAAGTGCCCCATCAGCTGCCGTTCGAAAGCCGCCAGGGCAAGCGCTGGCTGTATTACGGCGATCGCCGCATACCGCTGAAGAAAGGCGAGAGCGACCCCGAACATTTCGTCCACCCGCTCGGTTACGTTCACAAAGACGGCTCCGAATGGCGCAACGTCAACCGCAATTATCCCGGCGTCGCCGACGGAACGCCGGCGCAGATGGTGACGTTCGGCGTCATGGAGCTGATCCGCCGCGAAAAGCCCGGTTCCTGTCTCGACATGCACGAAGCGACCGCGCCGGAGGAAGTGTTCGATCCCCGCGACGGCAAAAAACATCCCGGCGGTTCGCTCTCTTACTCTCTGGTCACTCATCCGAAATACCTCGAGCCATGTATCGAGATGATCCTGGAGCTCGAAGAGCGAGGCGTTTCTCTCAAGCCCGAACAGTCCGTCCCCGGCTTTCGGGGCATCTCCCACTACGAGATCGGCGAAGGGACGCCCTGCGTCCCGTTTCTCAGCGAAACGCCCAATCCGGCGATGAACGCGCATGCAGTCGGCGCCGATCCGCTCCGCGACGCCAGACATCCGCTCGAAGAGCGCGTCGGTATCACGGCGGAAGTGTTGAGAGTCTGGTTCGAAAAGTTTCCCGAACTGACCGGCGCGCCGCTGGCGGTGAACGGTCTGCCCTCCAAAAAGCAGATCGAAGCGCAGGGCGTGGGCGCGTGGCTGCAATAA
- a CDS encoding IclR family transcriptional regulator: MDSTGQQSKNDAVGKVVRLMEALVRSERVTSVRDLAAAAGVPRSTAHRFLAALESYGWAVQDAESGVYRAGLRFFLLNHRPVLFEALVRCAREPMRRLVERTGKTAILSVIEGTGGLCVHTEEPEIAVKFVAREGMSVPLCAGATGLVLLAFCETSLRERILASPLKMPDGSAADAPRLRERVAGIRRAGCAHSREEWMANAEDLSVPLYDRHGHFVAQLGIAGVAGTFGNWEADLLPALKSAAAEIASLM; encoded by the coding sequence ATGGATTCGACAGGACAGCAGAGCAAAAACGACGCCGTGGGCAAAGTCGTTCGCCTGATGGAGGCGCTGGTGCGTTCCGAACGGGTGACGAGCGTGCGCGACCTGGCTGCGGCGGCGGGCGTTCCGCGCAGTACGGCGCATCGTTTTCTGGCGGCGCTGGAATCCTACGGCTGGGCGGTCCAGGATGCGGAAAGCGGCGTCTACCGCGCCGGGCTTCGTTTCTTCCTGCTCAACCACCGCCCCGTGCTCTTCGAGGCGCTGGTACGCTGCGCCAGAGAGCCGATGCGGCGGCTTGTGGAACGCACGGGGAAAACCGCGATCCTGAGCGTGATCGAGGGCACGGGCGGCCTGTGCGTCCACACCGAAGAGCCGGAGATCGCCGTCAAGTTCGTGGCGCGCGAGGGCATGAGCGTGCCGCTCTGCGCCGGCGCCACGGGGCTGGTACTGCTGGCGTTCTGCGAGACGAGCCTGCGCGAGCGGATCCTGGCCTCGCCGCTGAAAATGCCCGACGGCTCGGCGGCCGACGCGCCGCGGCTGCGGGAGCGCGTCGCCGGGATCCGGCGCGCGGGCTGCGCCCATTCGCGCGAAGAGTGGATGGCCAACGCCGAGGATCTGAGCGTGCCGCTGTACGACCGTCATGGCCATTTCGTGGCGCAGCTGGGCATCGCCGGCGTGGCGGGAACGTTCGGGAACTGGGAAGCCGATCTGCTGCCGGCGCTGAAAAGCGCGGCGGCAGAGATCGCTTCGTTGATGTAA
- the hutI gene encoding imidazolonepropionase has product MSGKLFYNAAIATPLMGGAPAAGAAQGRVASWEKGALFVEGGLIAAVGDEAEVRAALAAKDAEIEEERNCEGAAMIPGFVDPHTHICFAARREKEFTMRLQGKTYLEILGAGGGILSSVNAVKAASEEELFETTRENVLSALNFGTTTMEVKSGYGLDTAEELKMLRVIARLGEETPLDIVPTFMGAHAVPTEYKGRADDFVDILVDEMLPAVKKQGIARYCDVFCETGVYTVPQSRRILEAARTLGMKLRIHADEVDDTQGAGLAAELRVASAEHLLAANEKNLRAMAEAGVIADVLPATAYSLRKPYADARRMIALGVPVALATDCNPGSCFCESMPFVFGLAVMNMNMTVEEALTGCTLNAAWSVGLQDRVGSLEIGKQADFLLLDGDSPTILAYHAGVSPVMEVYKKGVYVA; this is encoded by the coding sequence ATGAGCGGAAAACTGTTTTACAACGCGGCGATCGCCACGCCGCTGATGGGCGGCGCGCCGGCGGCGGGGGCCGCGCAGGGGCGCGTCGCGTCGTGGGAGAAGGGCGCGCTGTTCGTCGAGGGCGGCCTGATCGCCGCCGTCGGCGACGAGGCGGAAGTGCGCGCGGCTCTCGCCGCGAAGGACGCGGAGATCGAAGAGGAGCGCAACTGCGAGGGCGCGGCGATGATTCCCGGCTTCGTCGATCCGCATACGCACATCTGCTTTGCGGCGCGGCGCGAAAAGGAATTCACGATGCGCCTGCAGGGCAAAACGTATCTGGAGATCCTCGGCGCGGGCGGCGGCATCCTTTCCAGCGTCAACGCCGTCAAGGCGGCCAGCGAGGAGGAACTGTTCGAGACCACGCGCGAGAACGTGCTCTCGGCCTTGAACTTCGGCACTACGACCATGGAAGTGAAAAGCGGTTACGGCCTGGACACCGCCGAGGAACTGAAAATGCTGCGCGTGATCGCCCGCCTCGGCGAGGAGACGCCGCTGGACATCGTGCCCACGTTCATGGGTGCCCACGCCGTGCCCACGGAATACAAGGGGCGCGCCGACGATTTCGTCGATATTCTCGTCGATGAAATGCTGCCCGCCGTTAAAAAACAGGGCATCGCGCGCTACTGCGACGTGTTCTGCGAGACGGGCGTGTACACCGTGCCGCAGAGCCGCCGCATCCTCGAAGCGGCTCGCACGCTGGGCATGAAGCTGCGCATCCACGCCGACGAAGTGGACGACACGCAGGGCGCGGGGCTGGCGGCGGAACTTCGCGTCGCCTCGGCCGAACACCTGCTGGCGGCCAACGAAAAGAATCTCAGGGCCATGGCGGAAGCCGGCGTCATCGCCGACGTGCTGCCCGCCACGGCATACAGCCTGCGCAAGCCCTACGCCGACGCGCGCCGCATGATCGCACTGGGCGTGCCCGTGGCGCTGGCCACCGACTGCAACCCCGGCTCCTGCTTCTGCGAGTCGATGCCGTTCGTCTTCGGCCTGGCGGTGATGAACATGAACATGACCGTAGAAGAGGCGCTGACCGGCTGCACGCTCAACGCCGCCTGGTCCGTCGGCCTGCAGGACAGAGTCGGCAGCCTGGAGATCGGCAAACAGGCCGACTTTTTGCTGCTTGACGGCGATTCGCCGACGATCCTGGCTTATCACGCCGGCGTCAGTCCCGTCATGGAAGTGTACAAAAAAGGCGTTTACGTGGCGTAA
- a CDS encoding urocanate hydratase codes for MQENLLNSEAMVIKLDEVLPEYPEFAAGIRRAPDRGWTLSQSETELALRNALRYVPEKYHEQLIPEFMEELRTRGRIYAYRFRPAGRIWGRPIDTYEGKCLAGKAFQVMMDNNLDFETALYPYELVTYGETGQVCQNWLQYRLIQKYLRELTDDTTLVLESGHPVGLFASHPGAPRVILTNGLLVGLFDNQKDWHRAMQLGVSNYGQMTAGGWMYIGPQGIVHGTFNTVLNAARLKFGVGIVAEVDYSRIETRHRQGWVGEITDSAEKAFRMAQEALDAKKPLSIAYYGNVVTLLEYAESRHIAIQLLSDQTSCHAAYEGGYCPADLTFEERTKMLHEDPEEFRRHVDASLRRHFDVIKKLVDRGSYFFDYGNSFMRAVFDAGVTEIAKNGKDTYEGFIWPSYVEDIMGPHLFDYGYGPFRWCCLSGKHEDLRATDEAAMACIDPDRRSQDYDNWVWIRDAEKNNLVVGTQCRILYQDAEGRTNIALAFNKLVREGKIGPVMLGRDHHDVSGTDGPFRETANVKDGSNICADMATNTFAGNAARGMTLCTLHNGGGVGIGKCINGGFGLLLDGRPETDAIIRSAMMWDVLGGVARRAWARCEHAEEVSREVNAKYPGKYHITLPYHVDGDSVRRAAEAACAQREHHEA; via the coding sequence ATGCAGGAGAATTTGCTCAACAGTGAAGCGATGGTCATCAAACTGGACGAGGTTCTGCCCGAATATCCCGAATTCGCGGCGGGGATCCGCCGCGCCCCCGACCGCGGCTGGACGCTTTCGCAGTCCGAGACGGAGCTGGCGCTGCGCAACGCGCTGCGCTACGTGCCCGAGAAGTACCACGAGCAGCTGATCCCCGAGTTCATGGAAGAACTGCGCACGCGCGGCCGCATCTACGCCTACCGCTTCCGCCCCGCCGGCCGCATCTGGGGCCGCCCGATCGACACCTACGAGGGCAAGTGCCTGGCCGGCAAAGCTTTTCAGGTGATGATGGACAACAATCTCGACTTCGAGACGGCGCTCTATCCCTACGAACTCGTCACCTACGGCGAGACGGGGCAGGTCTGCCAGAACTGGCTTCAGTACCGCCTGATCCAGAAGTATCTGCGCGAGCTGACCGACGACACCACGCTGGTGCTCGAGAGCGGCCATCCCGTGGGACTGTTCGCTTCGCATCCCGGCGCGCCGCGCGTGATCCTCACCAACGGGCTGCTCGTCGGCCTGTTCGACAACCAGAAGGACTGGCACCGCGCCATGCAGCTGGGCGTCAGCAACTACGGCCAGATGACCGCCGGCGGCTGGATGTACATCGGGCCGCAGGGCATCGTACACGGCACCTTCAACACCGTGCTCAACGCCGCGCGCCTCAAGTTCGGCGTCGGCATCGTCGCCGAAGTCGATTATTCCCGCATCGAGACCCGCCACCGCCAAGGCTGGGTCGGCGAGATCACCGACAGCGCCGAAAAAGCCTTCCGGATGGCTCAGGAAGCGCTGGACGCCAAAAAGCCTCTTTCGATCGCCTATTACGGCAACGTCGTCACGCTGCTCGAGTACGCCGAGAGCCGCCATATCGCAATCCAGCTGCTTTCGGACCAGACTTCGTGCCATGCCGCTTACGAGGGCGGATACTGCCCGGCGGATCTGACCTTCGAAGAGCGCACGAAAATGCTGCACGAGGATCCCGAAGAGTTCCGCAGGCACGTCGACGCCAGTCTGCGCCGTCATTTCGACGTGATCAAGAAACTGGTGGACCGCGGCTCCTATTTCTTCGATTACGGTAACAGCTTCATGCGCGCCGTCTTCGACGCCGGCGTTACCGAGATCGCCAAGAACGGCAAAGACACCTACGAAGGCTTCATCTGGCCCAGCTACGTCGAAGACATCATGGGCCCCCATCTGTTCGACTACGGCTACGGCCCCTTCCGCTGGTGCTGCCTGAGCGGCAAACACGAAGACCTGCGCGCCACCGACGAGGCCGCCATGGCCTGCATCGACCCCGACCGCCGCAGCCAGGACTACGACAACTGGGTCTGGATCCGCGACGCCGAAAAGAACAACCTCGTCGTCGGCACGCAGTGCCGCATCCTCTATCAGGACGCCGAAGGCCGCACCAACATCGCCCTCGCGTTCAACAAGCTCGTGCGCGAGGGCAAGATCGGCCCCGTCATGCTGGGGCGCGACCACCACGACGTCTCCGGCACCGACGGCCCCTTCCGCGAGACGGCCAACGTCAAGGACGGCAGCAACATCTGCGCCGACATGGCCACCAACACCTTCGCCGGCAACGCCGCCCGCGGCATGACGCTCTGCACGCTGCACAACGGCGGCGGCGTGGGCATCGGCAAGTGCATCAACGGCGGCTTCGGCCTGCTGCTCGACGGACGCCCCGAGACCGACGCGATCATCAGGTCGGCGATGATGTGGGACGTGCTCGGCGGCGTCGCGCGCCGCGCCTGGGCCCGCTGCGAACACGCCGAAGAGGTCAGCCGCGAAGTGAACGCCAAGTATCCCGGCAAGTACCACATCACGCTGCCGTACCACGTCGACGGCGACTCGGTGCGCCGCGCGGCCGAAGCGGCCTGCGCCCAAAGAGAACATCACGAAGCCTAG
- the hutH gene encoding histidine ammonia-lyase encodes MNRANPVVLTGRNLTLEQLINVSRCGAPVKLSAEAVGQINRASALIENWVAGNRIVYGVTTGFGDLATVKVDAARTRLLQENLIRSHAVGVGEPLPVDVVRAIMLLRLNGLLCGHSGITLETLSQLVNFLNLGITPMVPEQGSVGASGDLCPLSHIAAAMLGEGDVFYQNRRMTALEAMKLTGLNPVSLHPKEGLALNNGTAALTGLGALALYDALKLEKNADIVGALSLEALHGVPYAFDARTHALRPHSGQIAVAQNIRRLIEGSEIIDKYKGSRVQDAYSLRCMPQVHGASRDALDYVKSKIEIEMNSVTDNPLIFPDDEAALSGGNFHGQPIALAMDFFAIAVSEFGSISERRSARMVDKSLSNGLPPFLIDDSGVNSGFMITQYTQAAVASENKTLTHPACVDSIPTSANQEDHVSMGYWGSLKAARVLRNVEKILGIEAMAACQGVDFSLPLSLGRGTKAAYEAFRAQIPFLEKDRFIHPLMTQAIDFVRSGALIDAVENAIGELN; translated from the coding sequence ATGAACCGCGCCAATCCCGTCGTCCTTACCGGCCGTAACCTGACCCTCGAACAACTGATCAACGTCTCGCGCTGCGGCGCTCCGGTGAAACTTTCCGCAGAGGCCGTCGGCCAGATCAACCGGGCGTCCGCCCTGATCGAGAACTGGGTCGCCGGCAACCGTATCGTCTACGGCGTGACGACGGGATTCGGCGATCTCGCCACCGTAAAAGTCGACGCCGCGCGCACCCGCTTGCTTCAGGAGAACCTGATCCGCAGCCACGCCGTCGGCGTCGGCGAACCGCTGCCCGTCGACGTGGTGCGCGCCATAATGCTACTGCGCCTCAACGGCCTGCTCTGCGGCCATTCCGGCATCACGCTGGAAACGCTGTCGCAGCTCGTCAACTTCCTCAATCTCGGCATCACGCCCATGGTGCCCGAGCAGGGTTCCGTCGGCGCGTCGGGCGATCTCTGCCCGCTGTCGCACATCGCTGCCGCCATGCTCGGCGAAGGCGACGTGTTCTATCAGAACCGGCGCATGACCGCGCTCGAAGCCATGAAGCTGACGGGACTCAACCCCGTGTCTCTGCATCCCAAAGAAGGACTGGCGCTCAACAACGGCACCGCGGCGCTGACCGGACTCGGCGCGTTGGCGCTGTACGACGCGCTGAAACTCGAAAAGAACGCCGACATCGTCGGCGCCCTGTCACTGGAAGCGCTGCACGGCGTGCCCTACGCCTTCGACGCCCGCACCCACGCGCTGCGCCCCCACAGCGGCCAGATCGCCGTGGCGCAGAACATACGCCGCCTCATCGAAGGCAGCGAGATCATCGACAAGTACAAAGGCTCCCGCGTGCAGGACGCCTATTCGCTGCGCTGCATGCCCCAGGTGCACGGCGCCAGCCGCGACGCGCTAGATTACGTGAAGTCGAAGATCGAGATCGAGATGAACTCCGTCACCGACAACCCGCTGATCTTCCCCGACGACGAGGCGGCGCTCAGCGGCGGCAACTTCCACGGCCAGCCCATCGCCCTCGCCATGGACTTTTTCGCCATCGCCGTTTCCGAATTCGGCAGCATCTCCGAGCGCCGCAGCGCCCGCATGGTCGACAAAAGCCTCTCCAACGGCCTGCCGCCCTTCCTGATCGACGACAGCGGCGTCAACAGCGGCTTCATGATCACCCAGTACACCCAGGCCGCCGTGGCCTCGGAGAACAAGACGCTGACCCACCCCGCCTGCGTCGATTCCATCCCCACCTCCGCCAATCAGGAAGACCACGTCTCCATGGGCTATTGGGGCTCGCTCAAGGCTGCGCGCGTGCTGCGCAACGTGGAAAAGATCCTCGGCATCGAAGCCATGGCCGCCTGCCAGGGCGTCGACTTCTCGCTGCCGCTCAGTCTCGGCCGCGGCACGAAAGCCGCCTACGAAGCCTTCCGCGCCCAGATCCCCTTCCTCGAAAAAGACCGCTTCATCCATCCGCTCATGACCCAAGCCATCGACTTCGTCCGCAGCGGCGCTCTGATCGACGCCGTCGAGAACGCCATCGGCGAGTTGAACTGA